In a genomic window of Acidobacteriota bacterium:
- a CDS encoding HEAT repeat domain-containing protein, with amino-acid sequence MKRKNGSLFRRVLPVLCLALPVSCGPEPDETPEERFKRIVDISRDDAALSEYLKKVPPKTPAEALETFETADGFRLELVAHEPMVNEPVAATFDENGRMYVAELRHYPYQPGDGEAPRGQVRLLEDQDGDGRFEVSHVFADGLIWPTGVAVWKQGVYVSAPPHVYYMKDTDGDGKADVREVVFTGFGVTNEQQMVNNLIWGVDHKIYASTGGDGGYIRPGDQPEAEPISVYDRDFRFHPVTRELELTTQTFQFGHSFDDWYNRYVCTAGSSGRHVVMPGGYLQRNPYLFFDLHGFHWEGHGSLEVNPLVRGSTRVYKISPVELWRTIREARRVFAGRSNRSAGVGHDYQTAGAGVQIYRGHAYPEDYRGSLFIGANTANLLHRRVLEEDGVSFRSVRGEPENVEMVRSTDNWFRPVNSVNAPDGTLYILDMYRELIEAAHVPARVVKHLDFTRGQEHGRIYRLEPDGFQVPPRPRLGEAATRELVGHLEHPGGWWRETAHRLIYERQDRSAVPHLVRLLNESEKPLARMHALWSLNGLGALKDAHLVQALADPSPGVRVHAVQLSESRFGRSRSLFRKVLALAKDDHPKVRFRVALALGEVGNRRPISGLVRIAERDSGDRWTRNAVLSSSSEIADRLFVRLLETEGFTAKPEAGAWLEPLARTVGARNNASEIRRLAGAAATHAAMSDTVRMQQVVVTGLAEGLAISNQSLARVRSLSRPAARMIRDLMSRVAEMAGDESVPEEERLEAIRLLAHGAFPQVRDSLAKLVESSQTQAVQLAGIEALERHDAPEIAGILLQDWTAQTPDVRNRVLTGLLSRRPWTRALLQAVQEERVAAGQLNSSRRELLMNHDDEAIRDQAKTLFASRTDGTRQQALADYQVALTLEGDRTHGEAVYRRECVQCHRLSSTEHLVGPNLIMGSYKDPEPLLTNILDPNRFVEPQYLQYVVTDRQRRLFTGIITDQNSESITLMEGEDVRNTVLRKDILEMRATGKSLMPEGLEENVTPQEMADLMRFILDYQYVIGTESAGYGPGYEIYEPLATRRWRPPEEERREIRDR; translated from the coding sequence ATGAAGAGAAAGAATGGGTCCCTGTTCCGCCGGGTCTTGCCTGTCTTGTGCCTGGCGTTGCCGGTGTCCTGCGGTCCCGAACCGGATGAGACGCCCGAGGAACGTTTCAAGCGGATCGTGGACATCTCCCGGGACGATGCCGCCCTCAGCGAGTACCTGAAGAAGGTTCCTCCCAAGACGCCGGCCGAAGCCCTCGAGACCTTCGAGACGGCAGACGGGTTCCGGTTGGAGCTGGTGGCGCACGAGCCCATGGTGAACGAGCCGGTGGCGGCCACGTTCGACGAGAACGGGCGCATGTACGTCGCCGAGTTGAGACACTATCCCTACCAGCCGGGTGATGGCGAGGCGCCCCGGGGACAGGTCCGGCTGCTGGAGGACCAGGACGGGGACGGACGCTTCGAGGTCAGCCACGTCTTTGCCGACGGGTTGATCTGGCCCACCGGCGTCGCCGTCTGGAAACAGGGGGTCTACGTCTCCGCTCCTCCCCACGTCTACTACATGAAGGACACCGACGGAGACGGGAAGGCCGACGTCCGGGAGGTCGTCTTCACCGGATTCGGCGTCACCAACGAACAACAGATGGTGAACAACCTGATCTGGGGCGTGGACCACAAGATCTACGCCTCGACGGGCGGCGACGGCGGCTACATCCGGCCGGGGGACCAGCCGGAGGCCGAGCCCATCTCCGTCTACGACCGGGATTTCCGGTTCCACCCCGTGACCCGTGAACTGGAGCTGACCACCCAGACATTCCAGTTCGGACACAGCTTCGACGACTGGTACAACCGCTACGTCTGCACCGCGGGTTCGTCGGGCCGGCACGTGGTCATGCCCGGCGGCTACCTGCAGCGCAACCCCTATCTCTTCTTCGACCTGCACGGCTTCCACTGGGAGGGACACGGCTCCCTGGAGGTGAATCCACTGGTGCGCGGATCGACCCGGGTCTACAAGATCAGTCCCGTCGAGCTCTGGCGGACCATCCGGGAAGCCCGCCGTGTCTTCGCGGGGCGGAGCAATCGCAGCGCCGGCGTGGGACACGACTACCAGACCGCCGGCGCCGGGGTGCAGATCTACCGGGGTCACGCCTATCCCGAAGATTACCGGGGAAGCCTCTTCATCGGCGCCAACACCGCCAACCTGCTGCACCGGAGAGTCCTGGAGGAGGACGGGGTGAGCTTCAGATCGGTGAGGGGCGAGCCGGAGAACGTGGAGATGGTCCGTTCCACCGACAACTGGTTTCGCCCCGTGAACTCGGTCAATGCGCCCGACGGAACGCTCTACATTCTGGACATGTACCGGGAGTTGATCGAGGCGGCCCACGTCCCGGCCCGCGTGGTCAAGCATCTGGATTTCACCCGGGGTCAGGAACATGGCCGCATCTACCGGCTGGAGCCCGACGGGTTCCAGGTCCCGCCGCGGCCGCGTCTGGGGGAGGCCGCCACGCGGGAACTGGTCGGCCACCTGGAGCACCCGGGAGGCTGGTGGCGGGAAACGGCCCACCGGCTCATCTACGAACGCCAGGACCGGTCGGCGGTTCCCCATCTGGTCCGGCTTCTGAACGAAAGCGAGAAGCCGCTGGCCCGAATGCACGCCCTCTGGTCCCTGAACGGACTGGGAGCGTTGAAGGACGCGCATCTGGTCCAGGCCCTGGCCGACCCGTCACCGGGAGTCCGCGTACACGCCGTGCAACTGTCCGAGTCCCGTTTCGGTCGCTCCCGGTCTCTGTTCCGAAAGGTGCTGGCGCTGGCCAAGGACGACCATCCCAAGGTGCGTTTTCGGGTTGCCTTGGCCTTGGGTGAGGTCGGGAACCGCCGGCCCATTTCCGGACTGGTTCGGATCGCCGAGCGGGACTCGGGCGACCGCTGGACTCGAAATGCCGTTTTGAGTTCCAGCAGTGAAATCGCCGACCGCCTCTTCGTCCGGCTGTTGGAGACGGAGGGTTTTACTGCCAAGCCGGAGGCCGGAGCCTGGTTGGAGCCGCTGGCCCGCACCGTGGGGGCCCGCAACAACGCCTCGGAGATCCGGCGGCTCGCCGGGGCGGCGGCCACCCACGCCGCCATGTCCGATACCGTGCGGATGCAGCAGGTGGTGGTCACCGGCCTGGCGGAGGGCCTGGCCATCTCCAACCAGTCTCTCGCCCGGGTCCGAAGTCTTTCGCGCCCGGCCGCCCGGATGATACGGGACCTCATGAGCAGGGTTGCGGAAATGGCTGGAGACGAGTCGGTCCCCGAGGAGGAGCGTCTGGAGGCCATTCGACTCCTGGCCCACGGCGCCTTCCCGCAGGTGCGGGACTCTCTCGCCAAACTTGTGGAGTCCAGCCAGACCCAGGCGGTGCAGCTCGCCGGGATCGAGGCCCTGGAGCGTCACGACGCCCCCGAAATCGCCGGCATCCTGCTCCAGGATTGGACGGCTCAGACGCCCGACGTTCGGAACCGGGTCCTGACCGGCCTCCTCTCCCGGAGGCCCTGGACGCGTGCACTGCTTCAGGCCGTTCAGGAGGAACGGGTTGCTGCCGGCCAGCTCAACTCCAGCCGCCGGGAACTCCTCATGAACCATGACGACGAGGCGATCCGGGATCAGGCCAAGACCCTTTTCGCCTCTCGGACGGACGGCACGCGGCAGCAGGCCCTGGCCGACTACCAGGTCGCGTTGACCCTCGAGGGGGACCGGACTCACGGAGAAGCGGTCTACCGGCGCGAGTGCGTCCAGTGCCACCGTCTCTCTTCCACGGAGCACCTGGTGGGGCCCAACCTGATCATGGGCTCCTACAAGGACCCTGAGCCGCTTCTAACCAATATTCTCGATCCCAACCGGTTCGTGGAGCCCCAGTATCTCCAGTACGTGGTGACCGACCGGCAGCGGCGCCTCTTCACGGGCATCATCACCGACCAGAACTCGGAGAGCATCACCTTGATGGAGGGGGAAGACGTCCGGAACACCGTGTTGCGCAAGGACATCCTGGAGATGCGGGCCACCGGCAAGTCGCTCATGCCGGAGGGTCTCGAAGAGAACGTCACCCCCCAGGAGATGGCCGATCTCATGCGGTTCATACTGGATTACCAGTACGTGATCGGAACCGAGAGCGCCGGCTACGGGCCGGGATATGAGATCTACGAGCCGCTGGCCACCCGCCGCTGGAGACCCCCCGAGGAGGAGAGACGAGAGATCAGGGATCGGTAG
- a CDS encoding tetratricopeptide repeat protein, which produces MCRYKLTRFRLAALLAGPLLLVPVSPAQNVRPGPLFGTTDDRPQDADLTGRSFDDNRIEVPKRLLLAGQVILEDGNPLPESLKVELVCRGSVRQETHTYGDEGRFSFELGGSGGSNNRAGTGSDTFDPFSRVPGERQDAQRFDLSGCVIRTALEGFRSNTISLGVRSYMDSSDVGVIVLRRLEHVGGSTVSFNTLAAPKKAQRHYREADLELKKQQGDVRKAIRHLKEAIELYPEFAAAWYLLGRCHHALRDRETARKHFRRAADADPKYLRPYMFLAMMAVRDESWEEAARNCDHVVGLNPHIMRAQYFSAVANLQLGRLDRALKSIKAVRENGSKRYLAGSHYVHGAILAQKRDFAGAAREFRNFIALKSGDKASRELQQRLAAWEQQGLIRPERSGDF; this is translated from the coding sequence ATGTGTAGATACAAGCTGACCCGGTTCCGGCTGGCGGCGTTGCTGGCCGGGCCGCTGCTCCTCGTGCCCGTGTCTCCGGCCCAGAACGTCAGGCCGGGTCCTCTGTTCGGGACGACTGACGACCGGCCGCAGGACGCCGACCTCACCGGTAGAAGCTTCGATGACAACCGTATCGAGGTCCCGAAGCGGCTGCTGCTGGCCGGACAGGTGATCCTGGAGGACGGAAATCCCCTCCCCGAGTCCCTCAAAGTCGAGCTGGTCTGCCGCGGCTCGGTCCGGCAGGAGACTCACACCTACGGAGACGAAGGCCGGTTCAGCTTCGAGTTGGGCGGCAGCGGGGGGTCCAACAACCGCGCCGGAACGGGCTCCGACACCTTCGATCCCTTTTCCCGCGTTCCCGGGGAACGCCAGGATGCCCAGAGATTCGATCTCAGCGGTTGCGTGATCCGGACGGCGCTGGAAGGTTTCCGGTCCAACACCATCTCCCTGGGTGTCCGCAGCTACATGGACAGCTCGGACGTGGGAGTGATCGTACTGAGGCGCCTGGAACACGTGGGCGGTTCGACGGTCAGCTTCAACACCCTCGCTGCTCCCAAGAAGGCGCAGAGGCACTACCGGGAGGCCGACCTGGAGCTGAAGAAGCAGCAGGGGGACGTCCGGAAGGCCATCCGGCACCTGAAAGAGGCCATCGAACTCTACCCCGAGTTCGCCGCCGCCTGGTACCTCCTGGGCCGATGCCACCATGCTCTCCGGGACCGGGAGACGGCCCGGAAGCATTTCCGAAGGGCGGCGGACGCCGATCCCAAGTACCTGCGGCCCTACATGTTTCTGGCCATGATGGCGGTCCGGGATGAGTCCTGGGAGGAAGCGGCGCGCAACTGCGACCACGTCGTCGGCCTGAATCCGCATATCATGCGGGCCCAGTACTTCAGCGCCGTCGCCAACCTGCAACTGGGCCGGCTGGACCGGGCCTTGAAGTCGATCAAGGCGGTCCGGGAGAACGGTTCCAAGAGATACCTCGCCGGAAGCCACTACGTCCACGGAGCCATCCTGGCCCAGAAAAGGGACTTCGCCGGCGCCGCCCGGGAGTTCCGGAACTTCATCGCCCTCAAATCAGGCGACAAGGCTTCCCGGGAACTCCAACAGAGGCTGGCCGCCTGGGAACAGCAAGGCCTGATCCGGCCGGAAAGGAGCGGCGACTTTTAG
- a CDS encoding tetratricopeptide repeat protein, translating to MGRKAFLASSLLLALATSFLPGQQNSIGRGDREGPSRQPGGRNVDGPAEQVWSERAGEMRDRRMPRPMFLAGKVVTEDGGPVPETIVVELVCHASVRQQVHTFKGGQFSFDLSPNPSSAFLDASVARNDADNVNPFARVPGGEYTAGGDQMDLSGCEVRANLPGFVSDRIQLGLRRALDRPDIGAIAIKRREGVVGSTVSFTALAAPRKARKAYAKAEKELRKEKTNLDKVRKELEKAVQAYPKYATAWHLLGLVRMDHQDQEGARQAFEASIEADENYVRPYLSLVDMEIRAGDWPRISELCGKVVELNPFMVRCRYYHAVASLNLGRMEAAEASAIKVQESQDSRFLSGSHYIRGAVLARRGDFESAAKQFRHFLKIAPEGRGAARIKENLVAWERQGLIQADQPSPTQAGQTVQ from the coding sequence ATGGGTCGAAAAGCTTTCCTTGCAAGTTCCTTGCTGCTGGCCCTGGCCACTTCATTTCTTCCCGGACAGCAGAATTCCATAGGCCGGGGAGACCGTGAAGGGCCAAGCCGGCAACCTGGGGGAAGAAACGTCGACGGGCCGGCCGAGCAGGTCTGGAGCGAGCGGGCCGGAGAGATGCGAGACCGGAGAATGCCCAGGCCCATGTTCCTCGCCGGCAAGGTGGTGACCGAGGATGGGGGCCCGGTCCCCGAGACCATCGTGGTGGAACTGGTCTGCCACGCATCGGTGCGGCAGCAGGTCCATACCTTCAAGGGAGGGCAGTTCAGCTTCGACCTGAGTCCGAATCCAAGCTCCGCGTTCCTCGATGCCAGCGTCGCCCGCAACGACGCCGACAACGTGAACCCCTTTGCCCGGGTCCCGGGAGGCGAGTACACCGCCGGTGGAGATCAGATGGACCTGTCCGGATGCGAGGTGAGGGCCAATCTTCCCGGCTTCGTCTCGGACCGGATCCAGCTTGGGCTGCGAAGAGCTCTGGACCGTCCCGACATCGGCGCCATCGCCATCAAACGGCGGGAGGGCGTGGTCGGCTCCACTGTGAGCTTCACCGCCCTGGCGGCGCCCAGAAAGGCCAGGAAGGCGTACGCCAAGGCCGAAAAGGAACTGAGAAAAGAAAAGACGAATCTGGACAAGGTTCGGAAGGAGTTGGAGAAGGCGGTCCAAGCCTACCCCAAGTACGCCACCGCCTGGCACCTCCTGGGTCTGGTCCGGATGGACCACCAGGACCAGGAGGGGGCGCGGCAAGCCTTCGAAGCCTCCATCGAGGCGGATGAGAATTACGTTCGTCCCTATCTCTCGCTGGTGGACATGGAAATCCGCGCCGGCGACTGGCCGCGGATCTCCGAACTGTGCGGGAAGGTGGTGGAGTTGAACCCCTTCATGGTGCGGTGCCGGTACTACCACGCCGTGGCCAGTCTGAACCTGGGCCGGATGGAGGCGGCGGAAGCGTCGGCCATCAAGGTGCAGGAGAGCCAGGATTCCCGGTTCCTGTCCGGAAGCCACTACATCCGGGGAGCCGTCCTGGCCCGCAGGGGGGACTTCGAGTCGGCCGCGAAACAGTTCCGGCATTTTCTGAAGATCGCTCCGGAAGGCCGGGGTGCGGCCCGGATCAAGGAGAATCTCGTGGCCTGGGAGCGGCAGGGCCTGATCCAGGCCGATCAACCGTCTCCGACCCAAGCCGGACAAACGGTTCAATAG
- a CDS encoding fatty acid desaturase: MIFLYAAIYLAVVVQISNLCTTIYLHRYMSHHALKLHPAVAMGMQFWLWLHTAIDPREWVAVHRKHHQFPDEHGDPHSPKLEGLWKVLLTNAYLYRKEAANPETVARYTRDIRTNRFEDFMHRQGYLGLFLGVVAAGVLLGPIAGIVTFLLQAVVYVFLNGMINGACHAVGYKNFRNTATNLRWVAWLTAGEGLHNNHHHAPSSPKLSLRLSEIDPAWPVIRLLEWLKLCKVRPHLKRQPSS; this comes from the coding sequence ATGATATTCCTCTATGCGGCCATCTATTTGGCCGTGGTGGTTCAGATTTCCAATCTCTGCACCACCATCTACCTTCACCGGTACATGTCCCACCATGCCCTCAAGTTGCATCCTGCCGTGGCCATGGGCATGCAGTTCTGGCTCTGGTTGCATACCGCCATCGACCCGCGGGAGTGGGTCGCGGTTCACCGCAAGCACCACCAGTTTCCCGACGAACATGGCGACCCCCACAGCCCCAAGCTGGAGGGCCTCTGGAAGGTCTTGCTGACCAACGCCTACCTCTACCGCAAGGAAGCGGCCAACCCGGAGACCGTGGCGCGGTACACCCGGGACATCCGCACCAACCGGTTCGAGGACTTCATGCACCGGCAGGGCTACCTGGGGCTGTTTCTGGGCGTCGTGGCGGCGGGCGTGTTGTTGGGACCCATCGCCGGGATCGTGACGTTTCTGTTGCAGGCGGTCGTCTACGTCTTCCTCAACGGCATGATCAACGGCGCCTGCCACGCCGTGGGCTACAAGAACTTCCGCAACACCGCCACCAACCTCCGTTGGGTGGCGTGGCTGACCGCCGGCGAGGGGCTGCACAACAACCACCACCACGCCCCGTCGTCACCCAAGCTGAGTCTTCGTTTGAGCGAGATCGACCCGGCATGGCCCGTCATCCGCCTGCTCGAGTGGTTGAAGCTGTGCAAGGTCAGGCCGCACCTCAAGCGCCAGCCCTCGTCGTGA
- a CDS encoding sugar phosphate isomerase/epimerase → MGRPVTLFTGQWADLDFDTMCRKAKEFGYDGLELACWGDHFEVHRALEEDSYCRNHRDTLNRHGLQCYAVSNHLVGQAVCDNIDDRHQAILPPSVWGDGDPEGVRERAAREMENTARAAAEFGLKIVNGFTGSSIWHLLYSFPPVDPETIEQGFRDVGRRWLPILQVFRECGVRFGLEVHPTEIAFDIATTEKTIEAVGGHECFGFNYDPSHLGYQGVDYVDFIRTFGDRIVHVHMKDAYWSPSLTRVGVFGGHLPFGHPDRFWNFRSLGRGSVRFEEVIRALNDIGYDGPLSVEWEDAGMDREHGATESAAFVRSIDFKPSSVAFDAAFSEED, encoded by the coding sequence ATGGGACGACCGGTCACGTTGTTTACAGGGCAATGGGCGGACCTGGATTTCGACACCATGTGCCGCAAAGCCAAGGAGTTCGGCTACGACGGCCTGGAGCTGGCCTGCTGGGGAGATCACTTCGAGGTCCATCGGGCGCTGGAAGAGGATTCCTACTGCCGGAATCACCGGGACACGCTGAACCGGCACGGACTCCAGTGCTACGCCGTGAGCAACCACCTGGTGGGCCAGGCGGTCTGCGACAACATCGACGACCGGCACCAGGCCATCCTGCCCCCGTCGGTCTGGGGAGACGGCGACCCGGAGGGAGTTCGCGAAAGAGCCGCCCGGGAGATGGAGAACACGGCCCGTGCCGCGGCCGAGTTCGGGCTCAAGATCGTCAACGGGTTTACGGGAAGCAGCATCTGGCACCTCCTCTACTCGTTTCCCCCCGTGGACCCTGAAACCATCGAGCAGGGTTTCCGGGACGTGGGCCGCCGCTGGCTGCCCATCCTCCAGGTATTCCGGGAATGCGGCGTGCGGTTCGGACTGGAGGTCCACCCCACCGAGATCGCCTTCGACATCGCCACCACCGAGAAGACCATCGAAGCCGTCGGCGGGCACGAATGCTTCGGCTTCAACTACGACCCCAGCCACCTGGGCTACCAGGGAGTCGACTATGTGGACTTCATCCGGACCTTCGGGGACCGGATCGTCCACGTCCACATGAAGGACGCGTACTGGTCGCCGTCGCTCACCCGCGTCGGCGTGTTCGGCGGGCATCTCCCCTTCGGGCACCCGGACCGTTTCTGGAACTTCCGTTCCCTGGGCCGGGGCAGCGTCCGATTCGAAGAAGTGATCCGGGCGCTGAACGACATCGGCTACGACGGCCCGCTCTCGGTGGAGTGGGAAGACGCGGGCATGGACCGGGAGCATGGCGCCACCGAGTCCGCCGCTTTCGTCCGATCCATCGACTTCAAGCCCTCCAGCGTGGCTTTCGATGCCGCCTTTTCCGAGGAGGACTGA
- a CDS encoding PQQ-binding-like beta-propeller repeat protein gives MNRLLPFLVLNVSLLQAEEWPQFRGPAGQGHSHAEKLPLNWSEEKNILWKVPVPGSGWSSPVVRSGRIWMTSAQDKGRSLRLACLDLETGKLLHDLEVFRREDPGSIHSKNSYASPTALLEGDRVYVHYGANGTAAVSTDGRVLWRNRFEYEHGHGPGGSPVLFEDLLIVACDGTDVQYVAALDKESGQVRWKTQRQGYMAYATPLVIQVGEQTQVVSPGGNQVGAYDPRNGKVIWWITHNGFSGVPRPVFGHDLVYVISGYIRPVLYAVRPGGSGDVTESHIAWKLTRGAPLNPSPILVGDEFYLVSDVGVASCLDAKTGEVHWKQRLPGQFSASPLYGADRIYFLNETGETFVVNPRKAFRELARNQVEGRTLASLAVAGETLLLRTDTHLYRIEQTSEEY, from the coding sequence ATGAACCGCCTCCTCCCCTTCCTGGTCCTCAACGTCAGTCTCCTGCAGGCGGAGGAATGGCCCCAGTTCCGGGGTCCGGCCGGACAGGGCCACTCGCACGCAGAAAAACTGCCCCTGAACTGGTCCGAGGAGAAGAACATCCTCTGGAAGGTCCCGGTCCCCGGCTCCGGATGGTCTTCCCCGGTGGTCCGGAGCGGCCGGATCTGGATGACTTCGGCGCAGGACAAAGGCCGCTCGCTTCGACTAGCCTGTCTGGATCTGGAGACCGGAAAACTGCTTCACGACCTGGAGGTCTTCCGGCGGGAAGACCCGGGAAGCATCCACTCCAAGAACAGCTATGCGTCTCCCACGGCGTTGCTGGAGGGGGATCGGGTCTACGTCCATTACGGGGCGAACGGCACGGCCGCAGTGTCCACCGATGGACGAGTGCTCTGGCGCAACCGGTTCGAGTACGAGCACGGCCACGGTCCGGGCGGCTCTCCGGTGCTCTTCGAGGACCTGCTCATCGTCGCTTGCGACGGGACCGACGTGCAGTACGTGGCCGCGCTGGACAAGGAGAGCGGACAGGTTCGCTGGAAGACCCAACGGCAAGGATACATGGCCTATGCCACTCCCTTGGTCATCCAGGTGGGGGAGCAGACCCAGGTGGTCAGTCCCGGTGGAAACCAGGTTGGAGCCTACGATCCCCGCAATGGGAAGGTGATCTGGTGGATCACCCACAACGGATTCTCGGGCGTGCCCCGCCCCGTCTTCGGCCACGATCTGGTTTACGTCATCTCCGGATACATTCGTCCTGTCCTCTACGCCGTCCGGCCCGGCGGCAGCGGAGACGTCACCGAGAGCCACATCGCCTGGAAGCTCACCCGGGGAGCGCCTCTGAACCCCTCACCGATCCTGGTGGGGGACGAGTTCTACCTGGTCAGCGACGTGGGCGTGGCGAGCTGCCTGGACGCCAAGACCGGGGAGGTCCATTGGAAACAGCGTCTGCCAGGCCAATTCTCCGCCTCGCCCCTCTACGGCGCCGATCGGATCTATTTTCTCAACGAGACCGGGGAGACCTTCGTAGTCAATCCCAGGAAAGCTTTTCGGGAACTGGCGAGGAACCAGGTCGAGGGCCGGACCCTGGCTTCCCTGGCGGTCGCGGGTGAAACCCTGCTGTTGAGAACCGACACCCACCTGTACCGGATCGAACAGACGTCGGAAGAGTATTAG